A genomic region of Bacteroidota bacterium contains the following coding sequences:
- a CDS encoding cupin domain-containing protein, with protein sequence MNDKVNLVDIGKDILDHHFNDKIVSVNDHCLRIAINEDNTFPWHRHNFTDELFIVLEGNLKIEFENGEFVDLFPNETYCVKSGLIHRTIAINRTVNLCFESDNEDTEFLDFNKIDRQ encoded by the coding sequence ATGAATGACAAAGTTAACCTAGTGGACATAGGAAAAGATATTCTTGATCATCACTTCAATGACAAGATAGTTTCAGTAAATGACCATTGTTTGAGAATAGCCATTAACGAAGACAATACTTTCCCTTGGCATAGACACAATTTTACCGATGAATTATTTATTGTCCTAGAAGGAAATCTGAAAATTGAATTTGAAAACGGGGAATTTGTAGACCTTTTTCCAAACGAAACTTATTGCGTAAAATCCGGATTAATTCATCGGACAATTGCTATAAATCGTACAGTTAATCTATGTTTTGAGAGTGACAATGAAGACACTGAATTCCTAGATTTTAATAAAATAGACAGACAATGA